A window from Theobroma cacao cultivar B97-61/B2 chromosome 3, Criollo_cocoa_genome_V2, whole genome shotgun sequence encodes these proteins:
- the LOC18604913 gene encoding uncharacterized protein LOC18604913, protein MAGDSTSDSPSPSPNKRLKITTPNSKSIIQDEPSGHHLQQSRDDDDSDSDKCGICLSDGGRRAIRGKIDSCDHFFCFVCIMEWAKVESRCPMCKRRFTAIRRPPKEAVFTSERVVNIPQRDQVYHLCGNATSGPFDPYAEVKCSVCHGIADESLLLLCDLCDSAAHTYCVGLGATVPDGDWFCHDCALSRSEHEKTEVDTDTDNKMISGNSHVKLLAEANVSIFKIVRGSNIPVFSGHNASVSSLPTYLPPPLVPKRERNAVDKVSGPIERSGNTMGNSTEPGARTLGLCRNVHSRIRALRENWHSLQSRSLSFSSSMVESGGGSRRKGTLALASVSNYSSSEPQSSSSTSQQSTSQNGFVEPKVDLYDTDKAWKMMNIAKSMQKNCKRNSSLNQTSTKPSCLGSALKEAISSSGLHISQIQQIETRNEERTGKQMHYRYYYHETEKEKYKSPEMDKQKRMVMSIQSSERVVTSHSPRFSPSPSSTKFQIQNDDCHVNGVRPIVKNAQNKCQESSSNANKDGGYSCSTSSAGSVLRGSTDSLDSNLEFGVSILDILERRTRLEKSCSKSKDRRDDNVKCEIQSLVKLNLKLLNQDKRLGVDAFKEIARLATHTILAACGFQHSTSSIHSFPSSVCSHTDDIKLRHKSTLMSNSCRECFYVFVKNVVCSIMIEKGHSAPL, encoded by the exons ATGGCGGGTGACTCAACATCCGACTCGCCATCTCCTTCCCCAAACAAACGCCTCAAAATCACAACCCCTAATTCCAAGTCAATCATCCAGGACGAGCCCAGTGGTCATCACCTACAACAATCGCGGGACGATGATGATTCAGATTCCGATAAATGCGGAATATGCTTATCGGACGGTGGAAGAAGGGCCATCAGAGGCAAAATCGACAGCTGCGATCATTTCTTCTGCTTCGTTTGCATCATGGAATGGGCCAAGGTGGAGTCGCGTTGCCCCATGTGCAAGCGCAGGTTCACCGCCATTCGTAGACCGCCCAAGGAAGCTGTCTTTACTTCAGAACGGGTCGTTAACATCCCTCAGCGAGACCAG GTTTACCATCTCTGTGGAAATGCAACATCTGGGCCTTTTGATCCTTATGCAGAAGTTAAATGTAGTGTGTGCCATGGTATAGCTGATGAAAGTCTTCTACTACTTTGTGATCTCTGTGATTCAGCTGCTCATACTTATTGTGTTGGCTTGGGTGCAACTGTGCCTGATGGTGACTGGTTTTGTCACGATTGTGCTCTTTCTAGGTCTGAACATGAAAAAACTGAAGTAGATACTGACACAGATAATAAAATGATCTCTGGAAATTCTCATGTAAAATTATTAGCGGAAGcaaatgtttcaattttcaaaatagtACGAGGATCAAATATTCCAGTATTTAGTGGACATAATGCAAGTGTCTCTTCACTTCCTACTTATTTGCCACCTCCTCTCGTTCCCAAAAGGGAACGCAATGCTGTGGATAAAGTAAGTGGTCCAATTGAAAGAAGTGGGAATACCATGGGCAATTCAACTGAACCAGGTGCAAGAACATTGGGCCTTTGTCGAAATGTGCACAGCCGCATACGAGCTCTTCGTGAAAATTGGCATTCATTGCAGAGTAGATCATTAAGTTTCTCTTCTAGTATGGTTGAATCTGGTGGTGGAAGCCGTAGAAAAGGTACGTTGGCTCTCGCATCAGTATCTAACTATAGTTCAAGTGAACCACAATCATCCTCTTCCACAAGTCAACAATCTACTTCTCAGAACGGTTTTGTTGAGCCTAAGGTAGACTTATATGATACTGACaaggcttggaaaatgatgaatattGCCAAGTCAATGCAAAAGAATTGTAAAAGGAATAGTAGTCTTAACCAGACCTCAACAAAACCCTCTTGCCTGGGAAGTGCTTTAAAAGAGGCAATCAGCAGTTCAGGCCTTCATATATCGCAAATCCAGCAAATTGAAACTAGGAATGAGGAAAGAACAGGAAAACAGATGCATTACAGGTATTATTATCATGAaacagaaaaggaaaaatacaaATCTCCAGAGATGGACAAGCAAAAGAGGATGGTTATGAGTATACAATCTAGTGAGAGAGTTGTTACTTCTCATTCACCTCGATTTTCTCCATCTCCATCATCTACAAAGTTCCAGATTCAAAATGATGACTGTCATGTGAATGGTGTGAGGCCAATTGtgaaaaatgctcaaaataaATGTCAAGAATCATCATCGAATGCAAACAAGGATGGTGGATATTCTTGTTCAACTAGTTCGGCTGGTTCAGTGCTACGAGGATCTACTGATTCATTAGATTCCAACTTGGAGTTTGGTGTATCTATTTTGGATATACTGGAGAGGAGAACCAGGTTAGAGAAGAGTTGTTCCAAAAGCAAGGATAGAAGAGATGATAATGTCAAATGTGAGATCCAATCTCTTgttaaacttaatttaaagCTCCTAAACCAAGACAAACGATTAG GGGTTGATGCATTCAAGGAGATAGCTAGGCTTGCCACCCATACCATCTTGGCAGCATGTGGTTTTCAGCACTCGACATCCAGTATCCACTCTTTTCCAAGCTCAGTATGTAGCCACACTGATGATATTAAACTGCGACATAAGTCCACTTTGATGTCAAATTCTTGCCGTGagtgtttttatgtttttgtgaaGAATGTTGTTTGCTCCATCATGATTGAGAAAGGTCATAGTGCACCTTTATAA
- the LOC18604915 gene encoding LOW QUALITY PROTEIN: UDP-glycosyltransferase 89B1 (The sequence of the model RefSeq protein was modified relative to this genomic sequence to represent the inferred CDS: inserted 3 bases in 3 codons): MAILGRHAHVLVFPFPALGHMIPLLDLTHYLATASDLTITILVTPKNLPLLTQLLSSHPQINTLVLPFPPHPSIPSHVENFKDLPQCCCPALIHALGQLYHPLFSWFESHRSPPSAIVSDMLLGWTQRLASRLGIKRIVFFPSGAIALSVLYTLWLDLPXAVISFDKIAKCPKYPWWKLSPTFRACVGGDPAGEFIKDGLVANVKSWGLIINSFAELKGPYFDHLKNVMGSDHVWAVGPLXPFHVNNSSSLTCPVRRGGPSSISVDGLLTGLDTCEDGEVVYVCFGSQVVLTNEQMAAVASALEESGVRFIWCVKEPTEVHVEGRYGMIPNGFEDRVASRGYVIRGWAPQVAILDHRAXGAFLTHCGWNSVLEAVVAGVTMLTWPFGADQFVDDSLLVDELRVAKRACEGAETVPNSDELARVVAESVSNKNSVEREGVMQLRKAAVEAIKEGGSSAKDLEELVKHLCSTELDANSDMQTVLRL, from the exons ATGGCAATATTAGGCAGACATGCACACGTCCTAGTATTCCCCTTCCCAGCACTAGGCCACATGATTCCTCTCTTAGACCTCACCCATTACTTAGCCACCGCCTCTGATCTGACCATCACCATCTTAGTCACCCCGAAGAACCTCCCCTTGTTGACCCAACTCCTCTCTTCCCACCCTCAAATCAATACACTGGTCCTCCCCTTCCCTCCCCACCCTTCCATTCCCTCCCACGTCGAGAACTTCAAAGACCTACCTCAATGCTGTTGCCCCGCCTTGATTCACGCCCTTGGTCAACTCTATCACCCTTTGTTCTCATGGTTCGAATCCCACCGTTCACCTCCTTCAGCCATCGTCTCCGACATGCTCTTGGGATGGACTCAACGTTTGGCTTCCCGTCTAGGCATTAAACGAATTGTTTTTTTCCCATCTGGCGCCATAGCATTGTCTGTTTTGTATACCCTGTGGCTCGATCTCC AAGCTGTCATTTCGTTTGATAAAATTGCGAAATGTCCAAAGTACCCTTGGTGGAAACTCTCTCCTACTTTTCGCGCGTGCGTTGGGGGCGACCCGGCTGGAGAATTTATCAAAGATGGACTTGTCGCAAACGTCAAAAGTTGGGGTCTAATAATTAACTCTTTTGCTGAACTAAAAGGGCCTTATTTcgaccatttgaagaatgtcATGGGCTCTGATCATGTGTGGGCTGTGGGGCCCT CACCTTTCCATGTTAACAACAGTTCTTCTCTTACTTGCCCCGTGCGTAGGGGTGGGCCCAGCTCGATCTCTGTGGATGGCTTGTTGACGGGGCTAGACACGTGTGAGGATGGCGAGGTGGTCTATGTTTGCTTCGGAAGTCAAGTCGTGTTGACCAATGAGCAAATGGCAGCCGTTGCGTCGGCGTTGGAGGAGAGTGGGGTCCGTTTCATATGGTGCGTCAAGGAACCCACGGAAGTACACGTGGAGGGAAGATACGGCATGATTCCAAATGGGTTCGAAGATCGTGTGGCTAGTAGGGGATATGTTATCAGAGGGTGGGCCCCGCAAGTTGCTATATTGGATCACCGAG GTGGCGCGTTCTTGACTCATTGCGGATGGAACTCGGTCTTAGAAGCTGTGGTGGCTGGTGTGACCATGCTAACGTGGCCCTTTGGTGCTGACCAATTTGTGGACGATTCTTTATTGGTTGATGAGCTACGGGTGGCTAAGAGGGCGTGTGAGGGTGCGGAAACTGTGCCAAACTCAGACGAGTTGGCACGAGTGGTGGCAGAATCAGTGAGCAATAAGAACAGCGTAGAGAGAGAAGGAGTGATGCAATTGAGAAAGGCAGCAGTAGAGGCAATTAAAGAAGGTGGCAGCTCGGCTAAGGATTTGGAGGAATTGGTAAAGCATCTATGTTCAACGGAATTAGATGCAAATTCTGACATGCAAACTGTCTTAAGGTTgtag
- the LOC18604916 gene encoding pentatricopeptide repeat-containing protein At1g05670, mitochondrial, which produces MALVRKGLVSVAIRGLSSQIMLIPFKSQRSFCNEPSSADPLLKKLLQVPSSLIKTTLDSDDRFALRNSEFSWNALVAGLPSLSSEKAQLVLEWKLEKMLKDSERDYDQYLNLMSLCAKTQNVPLAMHVFTSMEAHGIKPTASVFNSLLHACLCSNDVITAFSLFEIMESSEGYKPDAETYETFIIGFSSLGNAVAMKSWYSAKKAAGYCATLQTYESLISGCVKSGDFDSADKFYEEITSIGIMPNERILENLLEGFCRQRRFSQAKELLKSFLDVGRGISVKMAEKIVRLYSEYGKVEEMEDLLSTIVESGQVVEVMLQVHSGIIRMYAALNRLDDVEYSVGRMLKQGLSFRCTNDVEKVICCYFRKEAYDRLDIFLEHIKGSHKLSKSTYDLLIAGYRRAGLSQRLDLVIKDMELSGVL; this is translated from the exons atggcGTTAGTTCGCAAGGGTTTAGTATCCGTGGCTATAAGAGGTTTAAGCTCTCAAATTATGCTAATCCCTTTTAAATCTCAACGGTCGTTCTGCAACGAGCCATCGTCTGCCGATCCTCTTCTTAAGAAACTGCTTCAGGTGCCCAGCTCATTAATCAAGACGACGCTTGATTCAGATGATCGTTTTGCCCTACGAAATTCCGAATTTTCCTGGAATGCCCTTGTCGCCGGTCTCCCATCTTTGTCATCTGAGAAGGCTCAGCTG GTTTTGGAATggaaattagagaaaatgtTGAAGGACAGTGAGAGAGATTATGATCAATACTTGAATTTGATGTCTCTCTGTGCAAAGACTCAAAATGTTCCACTTGCAATGCATGTGTTCACTTCAATGGAGGCTCATGGGATTAAACCAACGGCTTCTGTTTTCAATTCCCTTCTACATGCTTGCTTGTGTTCAAATGATGTGATAACAGCATTCAGCTTATTTGAGATAATGGAGAGTTCAGAGGGCTATAAACCAGATGCTGAGACTTATGAGACTTTCATAATTGGCTTTTCAAGTTTGGGAAATGCTGTTGCCATGAAAAGTTGGTATTCGGCAAAAAAAGCTGCAGGTTATTGTGCTACTCTACAAACATATGAATCTCTCATATCTGGTTGTGTCAAATCTGGTGACTTTGATAGTGCCGACAAATTCTATGAAGAAATAACGTCGATAGGAATAATGCCTAATGAGCGCATATTGGAGAATTTGCTGGAAGGGTTTTGTAGACAGAGAAGGTTTAGTCAAGCTAAAGAGTTATTGAAATCTTTTCTGGATGTTGGGCGGGGAATTAGTGTGAAGATGGCTGAGAAGATTGTGCGTTTGTATTCTGAATACGGGAAGGTAGAAGAAATGGAGGATCTACTTTCAACTATAGTGGAGTCAGGTCAAGTTGTTGAAGTTATGTTGCAGGTGCACTCTGGGATTATAAGGATGTATGCCGCGTTAAATAGATTGGATGATGTAGAATACTCAGTAGGCAGGATGCTGAAACAAGGGTTATCATTTAGATGTACTAATGATGTTGAGAAGGTCATCTGCTGTTACTTCAGGAAAGAAGCTTATGATAGGCTAGATATATTTTTGGAACATATTAAGGGTTCTCATAAGCTTTCAAAATCAACTTATGATTTGCTGATTGCTGGATATCGAAGAGCTGGGCTTTCTCAGAGATTAGATTTGGTGATAAAGGACATGGAATTGTCTGGGGTTTTATAG